A DNA window from Mycolicibacter terrae contains the following coding sequences:
- a CDS encoding glycosyltransferase: MTKAKSSRAVSRLSRIILPRHGEPLDVRKLYIEESETNNRRAHPLTRTSLEIGEESEVSFATYFNAFPASYWRRWSILESVVLRLELTGSGRVDVYRSKATGARIAVDGKPFDGSGAPAIIEFEVGLQPFEDGGWIWFDITTDTAVTVIGGGWYAPIAAPGRADVAVGIPTFNRPDDCVNALTALTSDADVDEVISAVIVPDQGTRKVRDHPGFPAAAAALGDRLSIHDQPNLGGSGGYSRVMYEALKNTGCEQILFMDDDIRIEPDSILRALALNRFAKTPTLIGGHMLNLQEPSHLHIMGEVVDPDVFMWTNAPHTEYDHNFATDPLADTPELHRRIDVDFNGWWMCMIPRAVAEEVGQPVPSFIKWDDAEYGLRAGKHGYPTVTLPGAAIWHMAWSDKDDAIDWQAYFHLRNRLMVAALHWDGNIAGLIRSHLKATLKHLACLEYSTVAVQNKALDDFMAGPEHIFSILESALPDIHALRKNYPDAVVLPAASALPAPSRRRKPMRPPVQPLSIGYRLARGVLHNLKATAPEHHARPQLNVPTQDARWFLLCTQDGVTVTTADGRGVVYRQRDRDKMFTLLRESLRRQYQLSRRFDDLRRTYRRALPTLASKQQWETVLLPDGATRA; encoded by the coding sequence ATGACCAAGGCCAAGAGTTCGCGTGCGGTGAGCCGACTTTCGCGGATCATCCTGCCGCGCCACGGTGAGCCGCTGGACGTCCGCAAGCTCTACATCGAAGAGTCCGAGACCAACAACCGCCGGGCGCATCCGCTCACCCGCACCAGCCTGGAGATCGGCGAGGAGTCGGAGGTGTCGTTCGCGACGTACTTCAACGCCTTCCCGGCCTCCTACTGGCGCCGCTGGTCGATCCTCGAGTCGGTGGTGCTGCGCCTGGAACTGACCGGCTCCGGCCGCGTCGACGTCTACCGTTCCAAGGCCACCGGTGCGCGTATCGCGGTGGACGGCAAGCCTTTTGACGGCAGTGGCGCTCCGGCTATCATCGAGTTCGAGGTCGGCCTGCAGCCGTTCGAGGACGGCGGCTGGATCTGGTTCGACATCACCACCGACACCGCTGTCACCGTGATCGGCGGTGGCTGGTACGCGCCGATCGCGGCGCCCGGACGCGCCGACGTCGCCGTGGGCATCCCGACCTTCAACCGGCCCGACGACTGCGTCAACGCGCTGACCGCGCTCACCTCCGATGCGGACGTCGACGAGGTGATCAGCGCGGTGATCGTTCCCGACCAGGGAACCCGCAAAGTGCGCGACCATCCCGGCTTCCCGGCGGCGGCCGCCGCCCTGGGCGACCGGCTGTCGATCCACGACCAGCCCAACCTCGGCGGGTCCGGCGGCTACAGCCGGGTGATGTATGAGGCGCTGAAAAACACCGGCTGCGAACAGATCCTGTTCATGGACGACGACATCCGCATCGAGCCGGACTCGATCCTGCGGGCACTGGCGCTCAACCGGTTCGCCAAGACGCCCACCCTGATCGGCGGGCACATGCTCAACCTGCAGGAGCCGTCGCACCTGCACATCATGGGCGAGGTCGTCGACCCCGACGTGTTCATGTGGACCAACGCCCCGCACACCGAGTACGACCACAACTTCGCGACCGACCCGCTCGCCGACACCCCCGAGCTGCACCGGCGCATCGACGTCGACTTCAACGGCTGGTGGATGTGCATGATCCCGCGCGCCGTCGCCGAAGAGGTCGGCCAGCCGGTGCCGTCGTTCATCAAATGGGACGACGCCGAATACGGGCTGCGGGCCGGCAAGCACGGCTACCCCACGGTCACCCTGCCGGGCGCGGCGATCTGGCACATGGCCTGGAGCGACAAGGACGACGCGATCGACTGGCAGGCCTACTTCCACCTGCGCAACCGGTTGATGGTGGCGGCGCTGCACTGGGACGGCAACATCGCCGGCCTGATCCGAAGCCACCTCAAGGCGACCCTGAAACACCTTGCCTGTCTGGAGTATTCGACGGTCGCCGTGCAAAACAAGGCGCTGGACGACTTCATGGCCGGCCCCGAGCACATCTTCTCGATCCTGGAGTCGGCACTGCCGGACATCCACGCGTTGCGTAAGAACTACCCCGATGCGGTGGTGCTGCCGGCGGCCAGCGCGCTGCCCGCCCCGTCGCGGCGCCGCAAGCCGATGCGCCCGCCGGTGCAGCCGCTGTCGATCGGCTACCGGCTGGCCCGCGGCGTCCTGCACAACCTCAAGGCCACCGCGCCGGAGCACCATGCGCGCCCGCAGCTCAACGTCCCCACCCAGGACGCCCGGTGGTTTTTGCTGTGCACCCAGGACGGCGTCACCGTCACCACCGCCGACGGACGCGGCGTGGTCTACCGCCAGCGCGACCGGGACAAGATGTTCACGTTGCTGCGCGAGTCACTGCGCCGCCAGTACCAGCTGAGCCGTCGCTTCGACGACCTTCGCCGGACCTACCGCCGGGCCCTGCCGACGCTGGCCAGCAAGCAGCAGTGGGAGACGGTGCTGCTGCCCGACGGCGCGACGCGGGCATGA
- a CDS encoding N-acetylmuramoyl-L-alanine amidase, protein MPTRRPPPTIKLTATVATVLILPWALDSGSGSKPADPPPSAAATKLNQQLLPDLEPGVTVREISQDEPFTMVALTGADLSGTSAKIRAKRADGSWGPWYATAHEATEHAPKARPADAPAPGPDGTEPVFVGRTTAVQIAVTRAVAADNSHAASEGPAAAKPQRKSTPKQKAAPPAAPAKPDLGYLPATAAQPFAQNISAVLITPPKVTPPKAPVDAQWSPPSAVLAPGQPPNIIPRSQWGAGARGRCGKPVESGPVQAAVVHHTAGSNDYSPEDSADIIRAIYAYHTRTLGWCDIGYHALVDKYGQVFEGRAGGVTKGIVGSHAGGFNKNTWGVSMIGTFDDAPPPPIQLETVGRLLGWRLGLDRTDPRATVQLTSGGGSFTHVPRGSALTLPAIIGHRDLDATECPGEQGYLALNEIREIAARFGDPPGPEDLARTMQGGAIHTRWLELGGAEGMLGAPTSPEAIGEGSTKYATFEHGAVYWSPETGAQPITGAIYDAWASLGYERGMLGLPTSAEIPEPEWIGQNFQHGTLNYNRASATVIRVIDGNAEELPPPPPEGPPVQLERFSRVIDPFGVS, encoded by the coding sequence GTGCCAACCCGTCGCCCGCCGCCGACGATCAAGCTGACCGCGACCGTCGCGACCGTGCTGATCCTGCCGTGGGCCCTGGACTCCGGCTCGGGATCCAAACCCGCCGACCCTCCCCCCAGCGCCGCGGCGACCAAGCTGAACCAGCAACTGCTGCCCGACCTCGAGCCCGGTGTCACCGTCCGCGAGATCAGCCAGGACGAGCCGTTCACCATGGTCGCGCTCACCGGCGCGGACCTCAGCGGTACCTCCGCGAAGATCCGCGCCAAGCGCGCCGACGGATCGTGGGGGCCCTGGTACGCCACCGCCCACGAGGCCACCGAGCACGCTCCGAAGGCCCGGCCCGCCGACGCGCCCGCCCCGGGCCCGGACGGGACCGAGCCGGTGTTCGTCGGCCGGACCACCGCGGTGCAGATCGCGGTCACCCGTGCGGTGGCCGCGGACAATTCGCACGCCGCATCCGAGGGCCCGGCCGCCGCCAAGCCGCAGCGGAAGTCCACGCCGAAGCAGAAGGCCGCTCCCCCGGCCGCCCCGGCCAAGCCCGACCTGGGCTACCTGCCGGCCACCGCCGCGCAGCCGTTCGCGCAGAACATCTCCGCGGTGTTGATCACACCCCCGAAGGTCACACCACCGAAAGCCCCGGTCGACGCACAGTGGTCACCGCCGAGCGCGGTACTGGCCCCGGGACAGCCGCCCAACATCATCCCGCGAAGCCAATGGGGCGCCGGCGCCCGCGGCCGGTGCGGCAAGCCGGTGGAGAGCGGTCCGGTCCAGGCGGCGGTGGTGCATCACACCGCGGGATCCAACGACTACTCCCCCGAGGACTCGGCGGACATCATCCGGGCCATCTACGCCTATCACACCCGCACCCTGGGCTGGTGCGACATCGGCTACCACGCGCTGGTGGACAAGTACGGCCAGGTGTTCGAGGGCCGGGCCGGCGGCGTCACCAAGGGCATCGTGGGCAGCCACGCCGGCGGGTTCAACAAGAACACCTGGGGGGTGTCGATGATCGGCACCTTCGACGACGCGCCTCCCCCACCGATTCAGCTCGAGACCGTCGGCCGGCTGCTGGGCTGGCGGTTGGGGCTGGACCGCACCGACCCTCGGGCCACCGTCCAGCTGACCTCCGGCGGCGGCTCGTTCACCCACGTCCCGCGCGGCTCGGCGCTGACGCTGCCGGCGATCATCGGCCACCGCGACCTGGATGCCACCGAGTGCCCCGGTGAGCAGGGGTACTTGGCGCTCAACGAAATCCGGGAGATCGCAGCCCGATTCGGCGACCCGCCCGGCCCCGAAGACCTCGCCAGGACGATGCAGGGCGGCGCCATCCACACCCGCTGGCTGGAGCTGGGCGGCGCGGAGGGCATGCTCGGCGCCCCTACCTCGCCCGAAGCGATCGGCGAGGGTTCCACCAAATACGCGACGTTCGAACACGGCGCGGTGTACTGGTCACCGGAGACCGGCGCCCAGCCGATCACCGGGGCGATCTACGACGCCTGGGCATCGCTGGGCTACGAGCGCGGCATGCTCGGGCTGCCCACCAGCGCCGAGATCCCCGAACCGGAGTGGATCGGCCAGAACTTCCAGCACGGCACGCTGAACTACAACCGGGCCAGCGCCACCGTCATCCGGGTCATCGACGGCAACGCCGAAGAGCTGCCGCCGCCCCCGCCGGAGGGCCCACCGGTGCAGCTGGAGCGCTTCTCCCGAGTGATCGACCCGTTCGGCGTCAGCTAA
- the glf gene encoding UDP-galactopyranose mutase encodes MAPMTARFDLFVVGSGFFGLTIAERVATQLDKRVLVVEKRPHIGGNAYSEAEPQTGIEVHKYGAHLFHTSNKRVWDYVRQFTEFTGYQHRVFAMHNGQAYQFPMGLGLVSQFFGRYFTPDEAKALIAEQAAEVDTKEAKNFEEKAISLIGRPLYEAFVKHYTAKQWETDPTELPAANITRLPVRYNFDNRYFNDTYEGLPADGYTAWLENMAAHDNIEVRTHTDWFDVRDGLRADSPGAPVVYTGPLDRYFDYAQGRLGWRTLDFELEVLDTGDFQGTSVMNYNDADVPYTRIHEFRHFHPERSYPTDKTVIMREYGRFARDDDEPYYPINTPDDRAMVEAYRRAAKAEMESAKVLFGGRLGTYQYLDMHMAIASALSMYDNILAPHLTQGVPLHENNRENNR; translated from the coding sequence TTGGCGCCGATGACCGCTCGTTTTGACCTCTTCGTTGTGGGTTCTGGATTCTTCGGCCTGACCATCGCCGAGCGCGTAGCCACGCAGCTCGACAAGCGCGTCCTGGTCGTCGAAAAGCGCCCCCACATCGGCGGCAACGCCTACTCCGAGGCAGAGCCGCAGACCGGCATCGAGGTCCATAAATACGGCGCGCACCTGTTCCATACCTCTAATAAGCGGGTCTGGGACTACGTGCGGCAGTTCACCGAATTCACCGGCTACCAGCACCGCGTCTTCGCCATGCACAACGGGCAGGCCTACCAGTTCCCGATGGGGCTGGGCCTGGTGTCGCAGTTCTTCGGCCGCTACTTCACCCCGGACGAGGCCAAGGCGCTGATCGCCGAGCAGGCCGCCGAGGTCGACACCAAGGAGGCGAAGAACTTCGAGGAGAAGGCGATCAGCCTGATCGGCCGCCCGCTCTACGAGGCGTTCGTCAAGCACTACACCGCCAAGCAGTGGGAGACCGACCCCACCGAGCTGCCCGCGGCCAACATCACCCGGCTGCCGGTGCGCTACAACTTCGACAACCGCTACTTCAACGACACCTACGAGGGCCTGCCGGCCGACGGCTACACCGCGTGGCTGGAGAACATGGCGGCCCACGACAACATCGAGGTCCGTACTCACACCGATTGGTTCGACGTCCGGGACGGCCTGCGGGCCGACAGCCCGGGGGCTCCGGTGGTCTATACCGGGCCGCTGGACCGCTACTTCGACTACGCCCAGGGCCGGCTGGGTTGGCGCACCCTGGACTTCGAGCTCGAAGTGCTCGACACCGGAGACTTTCAGGGCACCTCGGTGATGAACTACAACGACGCCGACGTGCCCTACACCCGGATCCACGAATTCCGGCACTTCCACCCGGAACGGTCCTACCCGACCGACAAGACGGTGATCATGCGCGAATACGGGCGCTTCGCGCGCGACGACGACGAGCCGTACTACCCCATCAACACTCCCGACGACCGGGCGATGGTCGAGGCCTACCGCCGGGCGGCCAAGGCTGAGATGGAGTCGGCGAAGGTGCTCTTCGGCGGGCGGCTGGGCACCTATCAGTATCTGGACATGCACATGGCCATCGCCAGTGCGTTGAGCATGTACGACAACATCCTGGCGCCGCACCTCACGCAGGGTGTACCGCTGCACGAGAACAACAGGGAAAACAACCGATGA
- a CDS encoding phosphatase PAP2 family protein: MTEFAPDPGAGDAAVPPHGESAVLVAVQSALTGRPGVLPVARTLSHFGEHSLGWLGLSALGALAQPRRRRAWLLAGAGTLAAHAAAVIIKRVVRRRRPHHPAIAVNVGTPSALSFPSAHATSTTAAAILIGRAAGLPVRVLPAVLVPPMALSRMVLGVHYPSDVAAGVLVGAAVAAAATRLDDSGGPG; the protein is encoded by the coding sequence ATGACCGAGTTCGCCCCCGACCCGGGCGCCGGCGACGCCGCGGTGCCGCCGCACGGCGAGAGCGCCGTGCTGGTCGCCGTGCAGTCGGCACTGACCGGCCGGCCCGGTGTGCTGCCGGTGGCCCGGACGCTGTCGCACTTCGGTGAGCACAGCCTGGGCTGGCTGGGGCTGTCGGCGCTCGGTGCGCTGGCGCAGCCGCGGCGGCGCCGGGCCTGGTTGCTGGCCGGCGCCGGAACGCTGGCCGCGCACGCCGCGGCGGTCATCATCAAGCGCGTCGTGCGCCGGAGACGCCCGCACCATCCGGCGATCGCGGTCAACGTCGGCACCCCGAGCGCCCTGAGCTTCCCTTCGGCACACGCCACCTCCACCACCGCCGCGGCGATCCTGATCGGACGGGCCGCCGGGCTGCCGGTGAGGGTACTTCCGGCGGTGCTGGTACCGCCGATGGCGTTGTCCCGCATGGTGCTCGGGGTGCATTACCCCAGCGATGTCGCCGCGGGCGTACTTGTTGGAGCCGCGGTCGCCGCAGCCGCGACCCGCCTGGACGACTCTGGAGGACCCGGATGA